AGAACAGCCAGAACAGCAATATCACGCCGACCAGCGCGATCAGGAACGGCAGCAGCACGGCGAACAGCATCGTCGGGTGGCACTGCGACACCAGCGCGCGCTTGAACGCCAGCCCGACGCCACTCGCGGCGCGGGCGAAACGGCCGGTTTCGGGCGGAGGGGAATCAGTGCGCAAGGCGGTCATCGCAGGACGAAAGGAAGGTGAGCATCCCGGGTATGATAGTCAAACACGCCCCCCTGCGCTCGTATGACACTACTTGTACCCGGCTCCGACCTCACCGCCTTGCGCGCCCAATTGGCGGCCTCGCCCGATGCCTGGCTGGTCGCCTGTTTCTGCGCCGCCTGGTGCGACACCTGCGAGGAATACAAACCCAAGCTGCGCACGCTGTCCGGCGCCCTGCCGCAGCATGTCTTCGCCTGGATCGACATCGAGGACCACGCCGAATTGCTGGGCGAGGTCGACGTCGAGAATTTCCCCACCCTGCTGATCCAGATCGGCGGCCGCGTGGTGTTCTACGGCCCCATGCTGCCCCACATCGGCCATCTCGAGCGCCTGCTCGAAAGCCTGGACGCGCAGAGCGCCGCGGTGACCGCGGCCTTGCCCGACCTGCCCCGGCTGCTCGCCGC
The window above is part of the Achromobacter deleyi genome. Proteins encoded here:
- a CDS encoding thioredoxin family protein, encoding MTLLVPGSDLTALRAQLAASPDAWLVACFCAAWCDTCEEYKPKLRTLSGALPQHVFAWIDIEDHAELLGEVDVENFPTLLIQIGGRVVFYGPMLPHIGHLERLLESLDAQSAAVTAALPDLPRLLAA